AGCACAGAGAGAGCCCTGTCTGAGAAGTGAACGAGTCAAAGCGGTGTGAGATGCGACGCCAGCTGTGGTCCCTCAAGGACACGTCAGGAAACTGTGGACAGGCTCTTGGTGCAGCTCACGTTGTGCAGCTGTCTCTTGGTGGGCACAGCTGTGGCCCAGAGGGTGCTTGCACCACGGCTCAGTGACGGCTGGAATCTCTGGTGGAACCATGCTCCCTGTGCTTGGAATGGGACTCTCTGGTGCTGCTCTCCCACCGCTGCCTGGATCTGGTTCCTTCAGGACATTCTTCTCGCCGGCTGCTGCGCCCTTCACCCCTCCTGCTaacctcttctctctcttcccgTGAACTGTTCTGTCCTCTGTGTTCCTGGGAGctcttttcccccctcttccCCAAAGACCTCTGGTGTCTCTGCTCTTCCTCATCTCGCTGCGTCCTGCTTGCATGTTTCCTCTCAGACTCACTGCAGGACTGCTGACTCCCACCGGCGTATCGGTCATAGCCAGgatcttccttctcttttttaatcttaattcTTGGATGTGCCTCTTCAGCAGACGCTGCTCTCTTCACAGCCTGAGAGTTCTGCTTTGGCTGTTCACGTTTACTCTTCTCTTTATCTGAAACAAAAGGTTCCTCTTTAGAGATGGATAGTCCTGCAAGCATTATCTCTACCTAGCACcacagctttttttgtttttgttttttttttaaaaaggcttttctgGAGCCTTTCTTTACCCTGTCCCTCAATGTCCTGCCCCCCCACCTTGCAACAGCCCTGCAGCCTAGCAGACAGCTCCTTTTCTCCAGCAACAGCACTACTATAACCTGCAAAATAAAGCTCTTCAGAGGCTGGGGGACAACGATCACAGATAAGGGTAAATACTGGCAATGTGACACATACTCAGGCGATCACAAAGTATAGCCTGGACATTACGGTTGGTCTCTTCTCAAGAGGACACCtatccctgctgctcccctgagCTAAGGGTCCCTGAGACCCACACAGATCCTCCCATCCAGGGTAAAGACTGGCAGAAACGCATctcacctttcttcttttttactgGCGTGTCATCATCATCCTCCAGTGAGGAATCCGACGACGTATGAGGCGGCGTTTTCACTCCGCAGCCCTTTGCGTGGAGGGCTCTTGTGACATCATCTAAATCATCAGAGTCTTTGGGAGGCCGATAGTTGGCCACGTGGTCCACTCGGATCGTCCTCCCTTTGATCTAGGCCAGGAATCACGTAGTCAGCAAAGCGTGTGCTGCAGGACACCAGCAGCTGATGGAGCTCCTCCCTGACGTGACACAACGCTccgggagctgctgcagctgcacagcccgCGGCCCCTTCGCTCACCTTGATCCCATTGAAGTTATCAACAGCAAGAACGGTGCTCCTCTGGTCCTCgtagcacagaaagcaaaacccTTTAGACTTCCCGGTCTTCTTGTCCCGCACCAGATTAATGTTCACCACCTCCCCGTACCTGAAACACACCATCAGCGgccacagagcagggctgcaggggcacAGTGAGGGGGATAAGGGAAGGGATGGGGGAACACTTACTGCGAGAACACGCAGATGACGTCCCCCTCTGTCAGCTGGTAGGGCAGCCCGCCTGCGGGGAGGGGAGAGGGCGGCGATGCGGGGCGGCCCGGCACGGAGCAGTGCAGCACGGCCGCTGCCCGGCGCTCTCCTCATCCTCTCCacacctccccccccccccaccccccacacACACCGCGGCCTACACGTACCGATAAAGACCCAGGCGCTGTCCTTGTACTCGGCGTGCCACGACACCGCCTCGCTCACGCCCAGCTCCGCCTCCCGCGCGTTCAGCTCGTTGATCAGCTTCACCTTCGTCAGCGGGCTGGGGGCGAGGGCACCGTTAGCACCGGGCGGGCCGCATCCCCCCCGCCCTACACCCGCACCGCTTCCCCCCACCAAACCTACTTCATGGCGGCGGCGCGCACTGCGCATGCGCCCGCTCCGCCCGCGCATGCGCGCCGAGCAAAGCAAGAGTCCGAGCGCACGGCTCCGCACAGACTTTATTGGGAAGGCGCTCAGCACGGACACGCGCTTTTACCGTGGGCGTCGCGCGACAGCTCCAGCTTCtgcgcccggcccggccgcttCTCCACATCGCGGTAGAGCAGCGATTTCTGCGCCTTCAGCCGGCAGGCCAGGCACATGAAGATGGACTCCACGTTCTGACTCTCCTTAGGGTCCTTGGCTGAGGTTTCGAACAACAGCATGTTGTGGGCGTCAGCGAATTTGAGGGCCATGCTGGACGGCACCTGGATCAGGTCCTTCAAGTCACACTTGTTCCCCACCAGCACCTTGGGGACGAGGGGGGACACGGCGTGCCCGTTGCACTCCTCGATCCACATCTTGAGGTTGGTGAAGGACGTCATCTTGGTGACGTCGTACACGAAGACGACGGCGTGCACGTTGCGGTAGTAGTGCTCCACCATGCTCTTCCGGAACCGCTCCTGCCCGGCCGTGTCCCACACTTGCACCTAAAAAGCAAAACACGGGGGTTCTTGAGGCGACCGGAGCGCCGGGTGCCCGCCCGAGCTAGGCATTGCTGCTGCGGGTGTGCTCAGCGTGCTGCAGGAAGGTGCGCTGCAGCTGGTCCAACAGGCTCAGAAGAGCGGGCAGCACGCCGTCATCCCTGTGCTCTGCGGGAGAGAAGTCCCTGCTCCATGGCTTACCTTCCCCGGGAGCACGGTGCTCGGCCACCTGCTGCGTCCCGGTGCACTTGGCCTTCATCCCCGCCACCAATTGCACAAGACACTGCTCGTTTCAGAAACGTGCCTGGATTAGATTGACACGTTGGCCACGCGTAATCCTACGCCATATAAGAGAACCCCAGAAATGATGCGCTGTGTATGCATGAAGGAGGCAGGGCAAAGAGAGCGGCAGCATTCCTGCGTGGAGCTCTGCCTGGGGGAGGAACCAGCTGAGAAATAAGGGTTAGAATTAAAGAGCAGAGAGTGCGGGTGACAGGGTAGTGGGTAGTTCCAGCCTGACCAGGAAGAATAGCTGGATGAGTTCCTCTACAGACAGGAGGAGTTTAATGTTCACAGGCTCAGGTCCTCCTGGAGGCCTTCAACCAGTCCAGTGTCTGCTGCAGGGACAACACAGCAGGGCATAAACCAGGAGATTCCCGGAGAGCACTGGTGGCAACTTCATGACCCAAGTGATAGAAAAGCCAGTGAGGGGAGGTGCTTTGCTAGGCCAGCTTCACCAGGGAAGCTGTCAAGGTCAAAACCATCTTGTTAACCgtgagatggtggagttcaggatcctgagcagaaggagcagggcaAAATGCAAGATCACAACACTGAATTTCAGGAGAGCAGATTTTGGCCTTTTCAAAGATCTGCTTGAAAGAGTCCTGTGGGTTAAGGCCCTATAGGAAAAAGGGACCAAAGAAAGCAAGCTAATACTGACATACCTCCACCTCCAAGCTCAAGAGCTGTCCATCCGAATGAGTAGGAGGTCAAGCAATAATGACAAGAGGTATGAAAAGGAAGTACAGGGAAGGTGGAAGATGAGACAAGTGACCTGGGAGACACAGTGTCCAAGCACACACAGACGTGGTTTAGAAAGCTAAAACACGACTGGCACTGAATGTGGCAAGAGATGTTAAAGGCACCAAGAATGGCTTCTCCAAGTATCTACATGAAAAAAAGGCAGCTAGGGACACTTGAACATAGCTTTTGACACCTGTCCACCTTAAGATCCTCACAGAAAAACTGATGAAGTCTGGGCAGGATGAGCAATGAGGTGTGTTGaaaactggctggatggtcaaacccagagggtggtgatcagTGGTGCAAAGTCTGTTTGGGGGCCAGTAACAGGCAGGGTACCCCAGGGGTCAAAACTGTGCCCATTCTACTCAACATCTTCACTGACAATCTGGATGATGGAGCACAGTGCATCTTCAGCTAGCCTGGAGATGGCaccaaactgggaggagtggcagATACaccagagggctgtgctgccatctaGAGGGACccggacaggctggagaaatgggctgacaaGCCTCCTGAAGTTTGACAGCCCCAGGACACGGTGCGGACACCCAGCTGGGAATAagaggacctgggggtcctggtgggcatTGAGCTAAACATGAGCTAGCAATGTGCCCATACTACAAAGTTGGCTAACgatgtcctgggctgcattaggcaaagtaaTGCCAGTAGGTCAAGGGAGATCCTTGCCCTCTAgttggcactggtgaggctacACCTGGACCCAGTGCTCCAGGTCCAGGCCgcccagtacaagaaagaaatggagataaAAAGGGCCTTGAaatgatgaagggactggagcagcCCTCGCgtgacaggctgagagctgggactcttcagcatggagaaggctTATCTCTTGAATGGGTATAAATACCTGAACAGAAGGTGCAAagaagccaggctcttttcagtagtCCTCAGTGACCGCAGAAGAGACACAGacacaaaccaaaacactggAGCTCTTTCTGAACGTCAAGAAGcacttattttctgtgcaggtgacagagcactggcacaggttgcagAGAGGAGTTGTAGAATcctcctccttggagatattcaaaagctgcctggacgCGGTGCTGGGCAAGCTGCTGTGGGTGGCCTTGCTTAAACAGGGGGATCagaccagatggcctccagaggccccttccagctcACATCTTGCTGCGAGTCTGATTCTATAAGAAGTCCTGCTTGCTCTTGTAGGTAATGCCTTGAAGCCTGGAACTGGCAATTTCTAAGTAAACGGTTTTTTATCCGAACTACTCTGGACTGTGACAGTGCCTGGCCCAGAACCATTCAGCATGTGCTGGAACAAAGAGGTACTGCTCATTCATTTCCATGCCTGTTTATCCCACGCTGTTTGACTCtgggcacagcaggagcaggagggtACATCTCCCACCTCTCACCTCCCCACGTGGATGCATGGTCCCAGAAGAAGGCGCAATTTGCTGCgctgcctcccagccctgcctgctgcagcacaaatCACATCCAAGAAGTAGAAAGCCTGACAACCATTACAAGCTAGTGGCAGCAAGGCAGGCTTCGTGCCAGCCTGCAGTACAGCTTACAACACAGATACATGGTGTTGAGTGGAACAGGGGAAGGCGGGGGGGGAAATGTACAGCTCTACTcctggagaaggagagagattCACTGACAGTTTAAAAGCACAACTAAAGTTCTTATCAGCAGACATTAGCTCTGCACTCACTGTGATCAGTCCAACTTCTGATCCCCCATTTGTCAGCAGAACAGCAGTTATTTGCCCCCTCCCTGTCAGCTGTACAGACTGCTGTTTGTTCTGATCCATGTCACTGGGTAGGCCAAGATCTGCTGCAAACTCTGCTTCCCAGGCTGTTTTGTACCAACTGCAGTCGATCTGTGGATCTGCTCTGATCCATCAGTCAAAGCTCCTCTGGTCTGAGCTAACACACTTCTTACAGTTGTGACACTGGTCTGTATATACCAAATCAGTCCTGTTCTAGTTCTGTTGAAACTGCATCTTCCTATTGCTCGCTAACACCAATTTTGAGTGTTAATCACTGCTGTCAAGCCCTGTGCAACGAGGTAGTGTGAGCCCCGACCTTCCAGCGAGCCCCTGCAGCCACCTGCTCCATGGCACACCGGTGTTtgtgcacagctccagcagcttcagccCTGGTACTCTGCTCCGGCCCAGCTAACGGAGCTGGCGGCCGCCCCGAGGCTCTCAGCACCCAGCTATGCCGGATGCCGGCAGCGTTCCGCTCCATGCCTTCACGGAGCTTCAAACCCCCTGCAGACTCGAGCCAACATCAAAAAGGCAGCAGTGACACGGTCGGAAGATGTCTCCTCAATGAGAAACCTTCCCCGGTTCCCCTCCCTCGGGCTGGAATCCGAACGGCCCCCGGAAGGCAGCCGGCGTGCGGGCAGCCCGCGGGCGGTGCGGGGCCAGGACCGGGACCGNGCTTCCCACCGGGACGCCCCGTGCCGCGGCGGggcccgcccgccgccccgctaCCTTGATGCGCTCCCCGTCGATGGTGACGGCGCGCTCGCGGACACCGCGGTGCTGGGAAGCAGCGGGCGGGCAGCGCTGTGGGAGCGGCCCAGCCTCTCTCCAAACCGGCCAGGACCGGGACCGGCCGCCTCCGGGCCCCGATGCCATCCGCCCGCCGGGGCCGCCGCGGCCCACCTTGATGCGCTCCCCCTCGATCTCCACCGTCTTCTCCCTGAAGTCCACGCCGATGGTGGCCTCGGTCTTGTCGGGGAAGGTGCCCCCGCAGAAGCGGAAGGTCAGGCACGTCTTGCCCACGTTGGAGTCTCCGATCACGATGATCTTGAAGATGCGGGTCTGCACGTAAGGCTCCAGCGAGGAGTCGGGGCCCGGCGGCCGCCCGCCTCCCGCCGCCATCCCGCACCGCCGCACCGCACACACAAAGGCTGCGGCTGCGGCGGGCGGAGCGGATCAGGTGGTCGGGCGCAGGAAGGCTGCGGGACCGCCCCGCGCAGCGGCATCGCCACCGGCCCCGCCCCGCACAGCCCCGCACGTCTCCGTGCGGACCCAACGCAGGTCGCGGCCCCGCCCGCTCCGCCCCCCGGGCCGGCCCCGCTGCTGTCAGCATCAGAgagggcaggggttggggctcCTCGTCCCCATCCTTCGCGGGGACACCTCTGCCCGTGCTGGCACGCAGCACCCGGTGCGGGGGTACGGAAATCTGCAGCCTGAAGCACGCAcagtgggaagggagaggcaGAGACGGGAGCAAGAGGCATCAGGTCAACTGCACGGCGCCCAGGGAGGAGTACCGCTGCAAAGGGGTCTGCGAGAGGACCTGGCTTTCTTCTCTTGGGTAACAAGAAACAGATGGGCACCGCACTACAGCGTGGGGAGCAGGGAGTAACAGAGAACCCCAAGGGAGAAGCAAGCTCATCTACCCCTCCCTCTGCAGAGACCCtcagtgctcctgctgcccctgaTAACGCAGCCCAGACAGCTCCAGAAGACATCACAGCCCCTAAAGCTgatcctgcacacagcagggcttGGTAGGAAGCGAAGGAGGCAAAGGCTGGGAAGAATTTCCCAGTGTCCCCCCAGGCGGTCACTAGGCTGTCCTAGGACAACAGCACTTTGCTGCCTGCTTCTGGCAATgctgaaatgacaaaaagaagGTGGAATAAACCACACCGCAAGCAGGAAAGGCTCACAAAGACTCTGGTCCTGAAGCGCATGGATTCTCCCCCGTTCCAATTTTGCTCATGTCTACAGGCGTCAGCTGAGCGAGGCCGCCCACCTGACCAGCACACCACCCTGACTCATAGGGCTGCCTCCACTCCAAATGAGAGGGATGCAGAAGAGATCCGCCCCATCGAGGCTCCATAGACATCAGCTGATCTGAGGTTTGGGCTCATAAAGGAAGCTCAGCTGACGGATTCACCACATCCACTTGGACTACGCCCCAGAGGTGTTACCAGGACACAATTTCCAATCACCCCCAGCTACTTCTGTCCCAGCATAGCCCCAGACCTCCAGAGCAAAGTCAAAGGGACACAAGGACATCAGCTGCGAGTTGCTGCTCAGCCCTCTCCCTGTGTGAGCCCAGAGGGAAAAATCCCTTCCTTGGGGACAGCTGAATGCCCCCAGAGACCCAGCCTGAACACCAGCCTGCTCTGAGCAACATGTAGTTACTGGAAATGCTCACCGCAGCTCTGTAacaccaccactctctgaatGGGAGCACAACCAAACCAACCATCTTATTTGCTCATAGCCTTTGGGTTGGCTGGTTAAGTGAAAGCTTTGTTTCTACCTGTCAGCTGCAATCTCCTCTCCTGCAGGAGGTCTGCCACTTTTGCCATTTGCACCCCAGCTTCCATCTCCATGCAGTCTGACGGAGGCACGGTCCCAGCAGTGGGAACACAGCAGTGGCCAAAACACCCACCCAGCCACAGGCAGAGATGAGCTCCTACATTTCTGATCCCGTGATTTCCCAGCAATTCCTCTTCCTTTGTCATGGTATTACCTCATTTTCAAgcctgctgttctgtttttcctactCCAGGTTCGCtcagactgctgctgcttgtcccATTTTGTTTCCTCATGCAATGATGTGGAGGGATCCCTGCAGCAAGCAAGTTGGCAAGCTGATATCTCTGGAAGAGACTGCTGAGCAGACTGGCTAACACATTTACACTCAAAAAGTCCAGAGGACCTGACTCACTCCACAcatcagaaaatgcaaagtgaaGGGGGTCAGGATGGAAGATGCAAGTAGGTATGACACGAGGGCTCTCTAAAGTGTAGGAAGAGTGCCCTGTTTTAGGTGGCTAGATATTTTGCTTCGGCCCATTTATGTCATTAAAGtatatcagaaaacaaagcagcaataTTCAAACCCTAGCCTGTGCTTTCAGTTCATTCTCTGCTACCAGCTAAGCTGCATAGGTGGCCCTCCAAGGATGTTACCCCAGATGCTTTCCTAGCTCTCTGGTTGTGTGCACACAAACCATCTGTGTGCCTGCTTTCCAATGAGGGCAGAGACCTATGCCAATCACCTGGGCGGGACTggacagcacagctcagacCTGCTCAGTCCCATTTTATCCACTTCATTTCACCACAAAGAGACGAGGAACATGCTCtgataaaaatgatgttttctggGAGTTCCTGCAGGCTTTTATTTACAGAAGCTATTTGTCAGATGCTAAAGCCTCTTGTTCTCGATCTGATGCTGACTTGACTTCTCTAGTCTGTGAAACAAGACGCCAGTGTCAGGTCCAAGCTGTCTCCCTTCGAAGGGACATGGCTTCCCATTGTAGCGTGGCAGAAACATCAAACTTGagatctctctctcttttggcTCAACAGCCAGCCTGGAAAGCAACTTGTCTGCAGTGTGCGGGATCACCGGCTGCAGGAGAGTCCCATAGACCCGCAGACATTCCAGAGTAACGTGGATGATGGTGTCAAGCCAGAGCTTCTCTGCAGGGTCTTTTCTGTCAAGTTTCCAAGGCCTGTGTCTCTGGAAGAAACCATTGGTCTGCCTTACACACAGGGCGATGCATTCTAAAGCCTTGTAGATCTGGAAATCTTCAAAGTAACTAGCTACCTGCAGAGGCAGAGAAGCCACAGACATCACAAGCTCATAGTCTTCAGCAGAAGCCCTACCTGAGGCTTCTGTCTCCCTGTAATCCACAACCTTAGGAAAACAAGTCTCTGAGAAACACGGGTAAGTGTTGCTGGGGTTAATGCCAGGGGCTGTTGACCGATTCAGAAGTCCCCCAAGCGCATCTGCCAGTTCTGAATTCACAACCTTTACAACCTTCTCATCATAATAGTCACAATCCCTCTCGGGTACGCCTTGCCTTAGCAGGAAGTACCGAAATCCATCTACTGTGTATCGTTCATGACAAGCAAACGGATCAATCACATTGCCCAGGCTTTTGGACATCTTCTGCCCACGGACAGTCCAGTGGGAGTGCACAAATATTCGCTCAGGAGGGGACAGCCCCGCTGCCATCAGCAGTGCTGGCCAGTAGACAGCATGAAATTTGAGGATGTCCTTGCCCACCACGTGGTGTGCAGCAGGCCACCACTCACCGTGCGTCTCAGGGTAGCCCAGAACACTCAGATAATTCACTAAGGCATCTACCCATACATAAATAGTTTGCGTCGAGTCACCGGGGACAGGGATACCCCACTGCAACCGGCTTCTCTCACGAGAGATGGACAAGTCTGGCAAGCCCTCTCCCAGCCAGCAAAGCACACGCTGGTAGAAAGGGTCAGGGGAAACGGCACGTGGGTTGTCACGCAGCCACTTCTGCAATGGGTCCTGGAACGCAGACAGCTTGAACATGTAATTCTCCTCTTTGGTCCAGTGCACCTGagaacacaggagaaaaaaattagagcTCCAATGCTCTGCGAACGGTTTTACAGTTTGCACACAGCAAACTCAGTGTGAAGTTCATCTGGAACTATTTCTCTTCACCATAAACTCCACAATTTCACTGAGACAACTTGATATGCATCAAAGGTCAGCAATCATTCTCAGGGTTCTGAAGCCTGCTGCCTCTATTTTTAGATCTAAAGACTGATTTCTTTGCCATAAAACTAGTCTTTTTCCTCAACCACACTGTGTGCTTTATCAAGACACACTATTTGAAAGCCTCTCTCTTTCTGTGTGAGCCAACACTCGGATGCCCCAGTCCTGAACAAATACTAAAGGAGTATAACCTCTGCTTAGCTTTGAAGCATGATTATCTGCCACAGTCGAATTAAGTCATGCAACTCCCGACACTgtataaaaaatacagctgtagaGACTCTCTAGGTCAGGTACCCACACTCCTGGTTCCAATGTATTCAATCATGAGACTAGAAACAAACAGCTCAGTCatgaacagctttttttcatCCAACTTCTTTCATCACCACCTTAGAACACTATTTCTAAGCCAATGGACCGTGAAACCAGGAGCAACAAAATCCTTTCCATGCCACATGGCTGAAATCTGCATCTGCTGCTTGGGGTTTGGGATCCCATCGGCAGCGCTCCCTTGTATAATCAAACTGAGCTGAGACACAGAGAACGTTCTTTGAAATAAAGGCAAGTCTCAGCTGACAAGTATCATGAAGCactacacacacacaattttttttctagaacaAAGCAACAGGTGTGCAATGCTCACACAGAAGTTCCTGAATTTGGTCAGCAAAGCGTGGGCACCATTACCTCATGGCCGGACTCCACAGACACCTTGTGCGGGCGGCCCTGGGCATCCACCCGCTCCGTAAGCTGGCTTTCGGGCAGGAAGCCTTCCTCGGCCGTGCAGTACCAGCCCTCATAGGCCCCTTTGTAGAGAGCCCCACGCTCCTGCAGGGCAGCCCAGAAGTGACACACAGCTTGGCAGTGACGGGGCTCGCTGGTGCGAATGAAGTCAGTGAAGGAAATGGCTGCTTGGGTGAAGGCCTGGTGGAACAGCGCCGAGATCTGTGCGCAGAGTTCTGGAGGTGatgttcctgctgcagctgctgcctgttgGATCTTCAGCCCGTGTTCATCAGTCCCTGAAAAGCCAAAGGTGGTCATGGGGAGAGGATGGGGAACCGTGCTGCTCCTACTGGGACACGGAGCCTGAGGAAACAACAACAGCCCCAAGGACACGAgggctggggctcagccccaggaatcaccaaggttggaaaagccctctaaGGTCTccgagtccaaccccaacccacgccccccactgaccacgtccctcagcaccacatcccTACGGTTCTGAAACACATCTGGGAACGGTGCCCCCTCCATCACCTCAGGAAGCCTGTGCCGGcacatcaccactctttctgagaatattttttttcccagtatccaacctgaacacGGGGACGGAGACAGCCACCAGAAGCCCGCGGGGCCCAGGGCCATGCCCGAGAGAAGCCGAGGGGGGAAGGCCCAGGCCCCGCGCTCCTACACTCACCTGTGGAgaggcggcccggcccggcgcccCGGAGGCCGCGGTGGCGGTGCAGCGCGTCTGCcagcagggcagagtagaggtgCCCGATGTGGGGCGGCCCGTTAGCGTAAAAGATGGGTGTGGAGAGCAGCAGGCGGCGGCCGGGCCCGGCGGTGGAGGCAGCGCGGCGGAGCGGCTGCGGGAAGCGTAGAAGAGGCTGCCGCATGGCGGAAACGCCACCATAGAGGTGCCGGCGGAACCATAGAGACGGCGGCGCAGAGCGGCCACGCGCGAGGGCGGATGGGAGGAAGGCGGGGGACGCGCCAGCCGATGAGAAGCCGGCCGGCCGCCGGCCGCGCATGCGCTTTGtgggcggcgggggcggcgcgAGGTCGAGCCGGGAGCGGGGCGCGATGAGCGGCGCCATGTCGTGCTGCCGCCTGGCCGCCGCCGCGCTGCGCCCCCTCAGCTCCGTGCAGCGCGGCCGCGCCGCCGCGGGTGAGTGGGGACGGGGC
The window above is part of the Numida meleagris isolate 19003 breed g44 Domestic line chromosome 8, NumMel1.0, whole genome shotgun sequence genome. Proteins encoded here:
- the LOC110403454 gene encoding RNA-binding motif protein, X-linked 2 isoform X1 translates to MNPLTKVKLINELNAREAELGVSEAVSWHAEYKDSAWVFIGGLPYQLTEGDVICVFSQYGEVVNINLVRDKKTGKSKGFCFLCYEDQRSTVLAVDNFNGIKIKGRTIRVDHVANYRPPKDSDDLDDVTRALHAKGCGVKTPPHTSSDSSLEDDDDTPVKKKKDKEKSKREQPKQNSQAVKRAASAEEAHPRIKIKKEKEDPGYDRYAGGSQQSCSESERKHASRTQRDEEEQRHQRSLGKRGEKSSQEHRGQNSSREEREEVSRRGEGRSSRREECPEGTRSRQRWESSTRESHSKHREHGSTRDSSRH
- the LOC110403454 gene encoding ras-related protein Rab-33A isoform X3; its protein translation is MAAGGGRPPGPDSSLEPYVQTRIFKIIVIGDSNVGKTCLTFRFCGGTFPDKTEATIGVDFREKTVEIEGERIKVQVWDTAGQERFRKSMVEHYYRNVHAVVFVYDVTKMTSFTNLKMWIEECNGHAVSPLVPKVLVGNKCDLKDLIQVPSSMALKFADAHNMLLFETSAKDPKESQNVESIFMCLACRLKAQKSLLYRDVEKRPGRAQKLELSRDAHAR
- the LOC110403454 gene encoding ras-related protein Rab-33A isoform X2; translated protein: MAAGGGRPPGPDSSLEPYVQTRIFKIIVIGDSNVGKTCLTFRFCGGTFPDKTEATIGVDFREKTVEIEGERIKVQVWDTAGQERFRKSMVEHYYRNVHAVVFVYDVTKMTSFTNLKMWIEECNGHAVSPLVPKVLVGNKCDLKDLIQVPSSMALKFADAHNMLLFETSAKDPKESQNVESIFMCLACRLKAQKSLLYRDVEKRPGRAQKLELSRDAHGKSACPC
- the MARS2 gene encoding methionine--tRNA ligase, mitochondrial — translated: MRGRRPAGFSSAGASPAFLPSALARGRSAPPSLWFRRHLYGGVSAMRQPLLRFPQPLRRAASTAGPGRRLLLSTPIFYANGPPHIGHLYSALLADALHRHRGLRGAGPGRLSTGTDEHGLKIQQAAAAAGTSPPELCAQISALFHQAFTQAAISFTDFIRTSEPRHCQAVCHFWAALQERGALYKGAYEGWYCTAEEGFLPESQLTERVDAQGRPHKVSVESGHEVHWTKEENYMFKLSAFQDPLQKWLRDNPRAVSPDPFYQRVLCWLGEGLPDLSISRERSRLQWGIPVPGDSTQTIYVWVDALVNYLSVLGYPETHGEWWPAAHHVVGKDILKFHAVYWPALLMAAGLSPPERIFVHSHWTVRGQKMSKSLGNVIDPFACHERYTVDGFRYFLLRQGVPERDCDYYDEKVVKVVNSELADALGGLLNRSTAPGINPSNTYPCFSETCFPKVVDYRETEASGRASAEDYELVMSVASLPLQVASYFEDFQIYKALECIALCVRQTNGFFQRHRPWKLDRKDPAEKLWLDTIIHVTLECLRVYGTLLQPVIPHTADKLLSRLAVEPKEREISSLMFLPRYNGKPCPFEGRQLGPDTGVLFHRLEKSSQHQIENKRL